One region of Peribacillus asahii genomic DNA includes:
- a CDS encoding helix-turn-helix domain-containing protein encodes MSKTELKDAAKVSSNVIAKMGKNQSVSIESIIKIFLTLRVDIDDVVSIVKD; translated from the coding sequence ATGAGTAAAACTGAACTAAAAGATGCTGCGAAAGTAAGTAGCAACGTCATCGCAAAAATGGGGAAAAATCAGTCTGTGTCCATTGAGTCAATTATAAAAATTTTCCTTACTCTGAGAGTTGACATCGACGACGTAGTATCAATTGTAAAAGACTAG
- a CDS encoding UvrD-helicase domain-containing protein produces the protein MAKVTPNKDQQKAIDTIDGPVLISAGPGTGKTATLVNRYANMVNNHRIKPENILMATFTEKAAKEIITRISSVIPDFDLNDVYIGTFHSICLRIVKDNLAFIPTLKKNFTLMDDFDQKYFIYQRYYYDFRPLPHFNDLISETSGVWRNVSKIADLVNGLSEEKINAERLLTDPNPQIVALGEIKQKYDELLQVKNRLDFATIQLTAYQLLSENPEILEKYQELFQYMMIDEYQDSATRC, from the coding sequence ATGGCAAAAGTAACTCCTAATAAAGACCAACAAAAGGCAATCGATACGATAGATGGACCAGTATTGATTTCGGCCGGACCCGGCACAGGGAAGACGGCCACGCTAGTTAATCGATATGCCAATATGGTGAATAATCATCGCATCAAACCTGAGAATATCCTGATGGCGACTTTTACGGAAAAAGCAGCAAAGGAAATCATCACGCGTATTTCTTCTGTAATTCCAGATTTTGATTTGAATGATGTTTATATTGGAACCTTCCATTCAATCTGTCTAAGAATTGTAAAGGATAACTTAGCATTTATCCCGACTTTGAAGAAAAACTTCACTTTGATGGATGATTTTGACCAGAAATACTTCATCTACCAGCGGTATTATTATGATTTTAGACCTTTGCCACACTTTAATGATTTAATCAGTGAAACCTCAGGTGTATGGAGAAATGTCAGTAAAATAGCAGATCTAGTTAACGGGCTATCGGAAGAAAAAATAAATGCGGAGCGATTACTTACGGATCCAAATCCACAAATAGTTGCTTTGGGTGAAATCAAACAAAAATACGATGAACTATTGCAAGTAAAAAATAGATTGGATTTTGCGACGATTCAGCTGACCGCTTATCAGTTGCTCAGTGAAAATCCGGAAATTCTAGAAAAATATCAAGAACTATTTCAGTATATGATGATTGACGAGTATCAAGATAGTGCGACACGTTGCTAA
- a CDS encoding PD-(D/E)XK nuclease family protein has product MKEYSETHFQWDQFRIDKTILPSSGESRKELTPRVMKIAGESTEQWHERIFRFIKMLSDDGYISNYNQVAFLFRSVAKKETQELANYLESKGIPVYSPRSKMFFEREEIMAAIGVLLAIFGDYSDELVDRPEEYLEMLTDYYDRCLDIAEQLMDDDEDLEDWVSYREDELDNLVGNTDYAFTQLLYQMFSFDYFRKIIDTDLSSGVADQRAIRNLAILTNVLAKYEANENVDVISDVKKDQIVSKLFETYFRFLFGSNHGGGGIEEYQDESEYAPSGCVSFMTVHQSKGMEFPIVITDSLYDRPTDDNQGVLEQVYDAYSHRKPFEPTDRIKFFDFWRRYYVAYSRAEELLILTTPIRTRGAWPMPGKMFKEAFNDLEDYYDHHYSFEEFDFKPVKASDLKQSYAFTSDISKYERCSVEYKMFRELGFSEIRVGSTLFGSLVHQTIEDIHDAILRDEVSSIPDNLETWFDNNYQGLVLSEHSYLAPKSRNAALKHVKNYFENSEDLWKNIRKAEVQLSYPMEDFILNGQVDMIKGKGDTVEIVDFKTGDRPEPGDESLINYEKQLQVYARLVEVKENVTVSKLKLYYPSDQENPIIEFEKNSQQIDSIIEEFTDVVHKIEKKEFNQRTTNYSVCRECDMRFYCNRIKPK; this is encoded by the coding sequence ATGAAAGAGTACTCAGAAACTCACTTTCAGTGGGATCAGTTTCGAATTGATAAAACAATTTTACCTAGTTCTGGGGAAAGTCGTAAAGAGTTGACACCTCGGGTAATGAAAATAGCCGGAGAGTCGACTGAACAATGGCATGAAAGAATTTTTAGATTCATAAAGATGCTGTCAGATGACGGATACATAAGTAATTACAACCAGGTTGCCTTCTTATTCCGTTCTGTGGCGAAGAAAGAAACTCAGGAACTAGCGAATTATCTTGAAAGCAAAGGAATTCCAGTTTATTCCCCAAGGTCAAAAATGTTCTTCGAACGTGAAGAGATAATGGCAGCTATTGGTGTATTACTTGCAATTTTCGGTGACTATTCGGATGAGCTAGTTGATAGACCTGAGGAATACCTTGAAATGCTAACTGATTATTATGATCGCTGCTTGGATATTGCGGAGCAACTAATGGATGACGATGAAGATTTAGAAGATTGGGTTAGCTATCGAGAAGATGAGTTGGACAACCTTGTTGGAAATACGGATTACGCATTCACACAATTGTTGTATCAAATGTTCAGCTTCGACTACTTCCGAAAGATTATCGATACTGATTTATCATCCGGAGTAGCTGACCAAAGGGCAATCCGAAATCTCGCTATTTTAACAAACGTACTTGCCAAGTATGAAGCAAATGAAAATGTTGACGTCATCTCTGATGTTAAGAAGGATCAGATTGTTTCTAAGCTATTTGAAACGTATTTTAGATTCCTCTTTGGAAGCAATCATGGCGGTGGTGGCATCGAAGAATATCAAGACGAATCTGAATATGCTCCGAGTGGTTGCGTTTCATTTATGACGGTTCATCAATCGAAGGGCATGGAGTTCCCAATCGTTATTACTGATTCCTTATACGACAGGCCCACTGATGATAATCAAGGAGTACTTGAACAGGTATATGATGCCTATTCGCACCGGAAACCGTTTGAACCAACTGATAGGATTAAGTTTTTTGACTTCTGGAGGCGTTATTATGTTGCGTACTCACGGGCTGAGGAATTACTTATTCTAACTACACCAATTCGCACACGTGGTGCTTGGCCGATGCCGGGGAAAATGTTTAAGGAAGCTTTCAACGACCTAGAAGACTATTATGACCATCACTATTCATTTGAAGAGTTTGATTTTAAACCAGTTAAGGCATCAGATTTGAAGCAATCATATGCTTTCACATCTGATATTTCTAAATATGAAAGATGCTCAGTTGAGTATAAGATGTTCCGTGAACTAGGATTCTCTGAAATCCGTGTCGGTTCTACACTTTTTGGCTCCCTAGTTCATCAAACAATAGAAGATATTCATGATGCAATCCTCCGAGATGAAGTATCATCTATTCCAGATAATCTTGAAACGTGGTTTGATAACAATTACCAGGGGCTTGTTCTCAGCGAACATAGTTATCTGGCACCAAAATCAAGAAATGCCGCACTTAAGCATGTCAAAAACTATTTTGAGAATTCTGAAGACCTTTGGAAAAACATCAGGAAAGCTGAAGTTCAGCTTAGCTATCCTATGGAAGATTTTATCTTGAATGGTCAAGTTGATATGATCAAAGGAAAAGGCGATACTGTAGAAATTGTGGACTTTAAAACAGGGGATAGGCCGGAACCTGGTGATGAATCTCTCATTAATTATGAAAAACAACTTCAGGTTTATGCAAGGCTAGTTGAGGTTAAGGAAAATGTCACTGTTTCAAAATTAAAGCTCTACTATCCAAGTGACCAAGAAAATCCAATTATTGAATTTGAAAAAAACAGCCAACAAATTGATAGTATAATTGAAGAATTCACGGATGTAGTTCATAAGATTGAAAAGAAAGAATTTAATCAACGAACGACAAATTATTCTGTTTGTCGCGAGTGTGATATGCGATTCTATTGCAACAGAATCAAACCAAAATAA